From the Roseibium salinum genome, one window contains:
- a CDS encoding ABC1 kinase family protein yields MAPSKDRESNRFSARMGRYAKVGTNMGGIAAKVAGARLFGMELDNAKNAAELAAALGGLKGPLMKVAQLLSTIPDALPPEYTTELAKLQASAPPMGWAFVKRRMRAELGADWQNRFAEFGREPAAAASLGQVHRAVGHDGKVLACKLQYPDMASAVEADLSQLEMLFSLHRRMSPAIDTREIAKEISARVREELDYAREAAHIAMYRHILAGYGRIRVPEVVDDLSTGRLLTMGWLEGRPLLDFKGHGQEERNLLAKTMFHAWWHPFSHFGVIHGDPHLGNYTVFENADTPAGINLLDYGCIRIFPEAFVEGVVNLYRGLLEEDNDRVVAAYEHWGFKNLTKEVVEILNIWARFIYGPLLTDRVRSIADGVSAAEYGRKEAFRVHTALKKLGPVTVPQEFVFMDRAAIGLGGVFLHLRAELNFYRLFNEQIDGFDAATVRKRQDEALRAADLAPASNAA; encoded by the coding sequence ATGGCACCGTCCAAAGACCGTGAGAGCAACCGTTTCAGCGCCCGCATGGGCCGCTATGCAAAAGTCGGCACCAATATGGGCGGCATTGCCGCCAAGGTCGCCGGCGCGAGGCTGTTCGGCATGGAGCTCGACAATGCCAAGAATGCCGCGGAACTCGCCGCGGCCCTGGGCGGCCTGAAAGGGCCGCTGATGAAGGTGGCCCAACTCCTGTCGACCATTCCCGATGCCCTGCCGCCGGAATACACGACCGAGCTTGCCAAACTGCAGGCAAGCGCGCCGCCGATGGGCTGGGCCTTCGTCAAGCGGCGCATGAGGGCGGAACTCGGCGCGGACTGGCAGAACCGGTTCGCCGAATTCGGCAGGGAACCGGCCGCCGCCGCCTCTCTCGGGCAGGTCCACCGTGCGGTCGGGCATGACGGCAAGGTGCTGGCCTGCAAGCTGCAGTATCCGGACATGGCATCCGCCGTGGAGGCGGATCTGAGCCAGTTGGAGATGCTGTTCTCGCTGCACCGGCGGATGAGCCCGGCGATCGATACACGGGAGATCGCCAAGGAAATCAGCGCTAGGGTCCGCGAAGAACTGGACTATGCCCGCGAAGCGGCGCATATCGCCATGTACAGGCACATTCTTGCCGGCTACGGTCGCATCCGCGTGCCCGAGGTCGTCGACGACCTGTCCACGGGACGGCTTCTCACCATGGGCTGGCTCGAGGGCCGGCCGCTGCTGGATTTCAAGGGACACGGCCAGGAGGAGCGGAACCTTCTGGCGAAAACCATGTTCCATGCCTGGTGGCATCCCTTCAGCCATTTCGGCGTCATCCATGGCGATCCGCATCTCGGCAACTACACGGTCTTCGAGAACGCCGACACGCCGGCCGGCATCAATCTTCTGGACTATGGCTGTATCCGCATCTTCCCCGAAGCCTTCGTGGAAGGGGTGGTCAATCTTTATCGCGGGCTTCTGGAAGAAGACAACGACCGCGTCGTTGCCGCTTATGAGCACTGGGGCTTCAAGAACCTCACGAAGGAAGTCGTCGAGATACTCAACATCTGGGCGCGGTTCATCTACGGTCCGCTTTTGACCGACCGGGTGCGCTCCATTGCCGACGGGGTGTCCGCGGCGGAGTACGGCCGCAAGGAGGCCTTCCGGGTACACACCGCCCTGAAGAAACTGGGGCCGGTTACGGTGCCGCAGGAATTCGTCTTCATGGACCGGGCGGCCATCGGCCTCGGCGGCGTCTTCCTGCATTTGCGCGCCGAACTGAATTTCTATCGGCTGTTCAACGAGCAGATCGACGGATTTGATGCCGCCACCGTCCGCAAGCGCCAGGATGAGGCCTTGCGGGCCGCCGATCTTGCGCCCGCTTCGAACGCCGCATAG
- a CDS encoding aa3-type cytochrome c oxidase subunit IV, translating into MSDENAPAMDYEAHERTYEGFINFSKVGTIAALNVMLCLIMFGFGGSVATIFGWLMLIATIVASSIGLALGATGWIPPAAVFVVTGLLAILTV; encoded by the coding sequence ATGTCTGACGAAAACGCGCCCGCAATGGACTACGAAGCTCACGAGCGGACTTACGAGGGGTTCATCAACTTCTCGAAGGTCGGGACGATTGCGGCCCTGAACGTCATGCTGTGCCTGATCATGTTCGGCTTCGGCGGCTCGGTCGCCACCATCTTCGGCTGGCTGATGCTCATTGCGACAATCGTCGCGTCCTCTATCGGCCTCGCCCTTGGTGCCACCGGCTGGATCCCGCCGGCAGCGGTTTTCGTGGTCACGGGACTTCTGGCGATCCTGACCGTCTGA
- a CDS encoding RluA family pseudouridine synthase, protein MNRSAPAPFVYDPPEEPFLTVLHADDHLLVIDKPSGLLSVPGKAAEHSDCLERRAREAFSGARIVHRLDMDTSGVMVLAMSAAALRHLGLQFERRKTRKTYVAEIWGHPGADEGEIDLPLICDWPNRPRQMVSFEHGKPAMTRWQVLERKAKTSRVLLFPHTGRSHQLRVHMLALGHPIVGDRFYAEGEALAASGRLALHAQSLELHHPADGERVTFEAACPF, encoded by the coding sequence ATGAACCGGTCCGCACCTGCTCCGTTTGTCTACGACCCGCCGGAGGAGCCGTTCCTGACGGTCCTTCACGCGGATGACCATCTGCTCGTCATCGACAAGCCGAGCGGACTGTTGAGCGTTCCCGGCAAGGCTGCCGAGCATTCGGATTGCCTGGAGCGCAGGGCCCGCGAAGCCTTTTCGGGGGCACGTATCGTCCACCGGCTGGATATGGATACCTCCGGCGTCATGGTGCTGGCGATGAGCGCCGCTGCTCTCCGGCATCTGGGGCTGCAGTTCGAAAGACGCAAAACCCGCAAAACCTATGTCGCCGAAATCTGGGGCCATCCGGGCGCCGACGAGGGTGAGATCGATCTGCCGTTGATCTGCGACTGGCCGAACCGGCCCAGGCAGATGGTCAGCTTCGAGCACGGCAAGCCCGCCATGACCCGCTGGCAGGTGCTGGAGCGGAAGGCGAAGACGTCCCGTGTCCTGCTGTTCCCGCACACGGGCCGGTCCCACCAGCTACGTGTCCACATGCTTGCCCTCGGGCACCCGATTGTCGGCGACCGTTTCTACGCCGAAGGAGAGGCGCTCGCCGCGTCCGGCAGGCTGGCGCTCCACGCGCAGAGCCTGGAGCTGCACCATCCGGCGGATGGCGAACGGGTCACGTTCGAAGCAGCCTGTCCTTTTTGA
- a CDS encoding NAD(P)H-dependent oxidoreductase: protein MKSILILDGHPDPDERHLGHALSAAYQQGALAAGHEATLVRIADLEFPVLRKPSDFSKEPTPNVLQPARDALLAADHLVLVYPLWLGTLPAYTKAFLEQLLHYDTAFERAADDRWPKGKMRGKSARVVVTMGMPALAYTLWYRAHSLKNLKRNILGFAGFKPVRSTLFGMVEQAGEARVSKWLKKMEALGRDAA from the coding sequence ATGAAATCGATCCTCATTCTGGACGGCCACCCGGACCCGGACGAGCGGCACCTGGGCCATGCTCTGTCGGCCGCCTATCAGCAGGGCGCGCTCGCCGCAGGCCACGAGGCAACGCTCGTGCGCATTGCCGACTTGGAATTTCCCGTCCTCCGCAAGCCGTCCGATTTCTCGAAGGAACCGACCCCAAACGTCCTCCAGCCGGCCCGCGATGCGCTGCTGGCTGCCGACCATCTGGTGCTGGTCTACCCGCTCTGGCTCGGCACGCTTCCGGCCTATACTAAGGCGTTCCTGGAACAGCTGCTGCACTACGACACGGCTTTCGAACGCGCCGCCGACGACAGGTGGCCGAAAGGCAAGATGCGCGGCAAGTCGGCGCGTGTCGTCGTGACCATGGGCATGCCTGCACTCGCCTATACGCTCTGGTACAGGGCCCACAGCCTGAAGAACCTGAAGCGCAACATCCTCGGCTTCGCCGGCTTCAAACCGGTCAGGTCCACCCTCTTCGGCATGGTGGAGCAGGCAGGAGAGGCCCGCGTCAGCAAATGGCTCAAGAAGATGGAAGCGTTGGGGCGCGACGCGGCATAG